The nucleotide window GCTGGTGACCTGGCGCAGCTCTACGACGATCTAGTCCACAACCCGCTCTGCCGCTGAACTCGATAGGAGAGGGCCCCGGCCATCTTGGTGGTCGGGGCCCTCTGCTGTATCTACTATTCAGCCTGTGGTTTCACGTGAAACCAGAGCCGTCAGTCCTCTGCGAGTGAGGTGCCTGGGGCGAGCGCATCCACGATCCGTGCCAAGTCCTCATCACCAGCAAACTCGATCGTGATCTTGCCCTTCTTGGCACTTCTGGTGACCTTCACGCGGGTCTCGAAGGCGTCCGAGAGCCTGGTTGACAGGGCCGGGAGTGGCATGGAACGGACCCGCTGAGGACGGGCAGCCGGGGCGACGTCCTCAGGCTCCTCGTGCATGGCCACAAGTTCCTCTGCAGCGCGCACGGAGAGTCCCTCCGCCACGATCTTCTGCGCCAGGCGCTCCATGGAGCCCGCGTCCGGCAGACCCAGGAGTGCGCGGGCATGCCCGGCGGAAAGTACCCCAGCAGCCACACGGCGCTGTACCAGGGCAGGTAGCCTCAGCAGACGCAAAGTATTGGAGATCTGCGAGCGGGAACGGGCGATGCGTTTGGATAGTTCGGCGTGAGTACAGCCGAAGTCCTCCAGGAGGGCCTTGTATGCGGCGGCCTCTTCCAAGGGGTTCAACTGGACGCGGTGGAGATTCTCCAGCAGGGCGTCGCGCAAGAGGTCCTGGTCGTCCGTGTAGCGGACAATAGCCGGAATCGTCTCCAGCCCAGCCACGCGGGCGGCGCGGGTACGCCGCTCACCCATGATTAGCTCATAGTGGGGTTTAGCGTCATCACCGTCCAGAGAACGGCGCACGACAATGGGCTGTAGTAGGCCAACCTCTCTAATGGAGGCCGCCAGTTCCTCGATATCCTCATCGTCAAAGTACTGGCGGGGCTGACGCGGGTTCGCGTCAATCTGATCCAACGGGATGTGGCCGAAAGTCGCGCCAGGGACGGGCACCAACGGCTCACTCTCTAGCTTAGTTTCACGTGAAACTGCAGGGGTGTCCACCTGGACTCCTGCCAGTTGCTCAGAAGAGGCGTCATCGGTCTCCTCCGCCACCGCCGAGTTCGCCGAATCAGGCGGCTCCACCACAGGTGCAGCCGCCAGTTGCGCGTCCTCCTGTTCGGTTTCACGTGAAACCGCAGGAGCCTTGGCAGCGCGAGCCGGAGCCTTCCTACCGTGCTTAGTGGTCCGCTTGCTAGGGGCCAACAGCTTGGCGGCCAGATCTGAGGTAGAGCGCGAGCCGGACTGGTTCCGTGCCCCTTCCTCCGCCTGGGTCGCCTTGGTGGCCGCCTTCTTGTCTTCGACGTCGCGGCGGGAGTCCTCGGGGAAAAACACGTCACTTGGCCGCCCAATCGGTTCTGCCTGGGCAGATGGCATCAGCGCCTCAAGCCCGCGGCCCAGCGCACGTCTTCTTTCAGCCATGGTCATGCCTCCTCAGGGGCATAGTTGCCCGCAATGTCTGCGCCTAGGTCAGAATCGGTAGCAGCGATCGGGTTCCATGTCAGTCCCTTGACCCCACGGTAGGCGACCTCTTGGGCAAGCTGTTTGTAGGCGATCGCCCCGCTACAGCGCGGGTCCCAGAAAACCACGGGCGCACCGAAGGACGGCGCCTCGGCCACTCGTACCGAGCGCGGAATGCGGGTCTGCAGGGTCTGCTCCGGGAAGAAGCGGCGCACCTCGCCCTCTACCTCCTTAGCCAAGGTGGTGCGGCGGTCGAACATGGTCAGCGCAATCATGGAGATCGCTAAGTCCGGGTTGTGTAACTCCGCGATACGGTCAATCGAGCGGCTCAGCAGCGCCAGTCCCTCCAGGGCGTAGTACTCGGCCTGCATCGGTATCAAGACCTCATTGGAAGCCACAAAGGCGTTGATGGTCATAATGCCCAAGCTCGGTGGGCAGTCAATCAGCACGTAGTCCATGCGCGCCAGCCCCTGGCGCTCCCGCTCCTCCAGGTAGGCGTCCAGTGCCTTGGACAGCAGAGACTCACGGCGAGATGTGCCCACCAGCTCAACCTCCACAGCCGCCACGTCCAGGCTCGCAGGTACACATGAGAGCGTTGGGGAAAACTCGGTGACCGCAACCACCTCTGATAGCGGCAGACCCTCCACCAGCACGTCATAGACGGAAGCAATGTCCTCCCCGTGCTCCACTCCCAGCGCAGTTGAGGCATTGCCCTGAGAGTCGGCATCGATCACCATCACGTGCAACCCGGCCTCGGCGAGCGCTGCGGCGACGTTGACCGCTGTGGAAGTCTTGCCGACGCCACCCTTCTGATTCGCCACAGCGATCACGCGGGTCTTGTCAGGCCGCGGAAATCCCCCGGACGCTACCTCATGCAGTGCGGAGTGGTCCGCTTGCAGCTCGTCGAATATCGATCCGGACACGTGTACTCCTCACAAATCGATTCCCTCAGCAACAAACACTAGGGCTCGACCAGTCTACGTGAGTGGCACCCATGCACACGCGACCAACGGCAGTCAATTGCCAGTAAAAGGACACAAACATGTCATAATGATCCCGTAACGAAATCATTAATTTAATTAGTTACGCCTTTGAGTGTCGTAGTTCCACAACCGTTGTCCGCTCATCCCCCGGGGTCACAACCTCGTGCACCACCGCAGGCGCCAGACGTGCCTTCTTAATGACGTATTTCGCGTCATCTACCTCGTCCTGTGCCTTGGCCCCCTTCAGAGCCAGCAAGACACCCCCCTGATGTAGCAGCGGGGCCGTCAACCGCACCAACTTAGACAAGTTCGCCACCGCCCGCGCCGTCACAGCGTCATAGCGATCCTTGACCTCCTCCGCCCGCGCTCGGCGGATGGTCACATTGTCCAGATCCAGCTCATCTACTACATCCTGGAGCCACTGGGCACGCCGCTCCATCGTCTCAATCAGCGTCACATCCAGGTCCGGGCGCAGTAGCGCCACCACGATCCCAGGGAAGCCCGCCCCTGAGCCGACGTCGGCCACCGTGCCGCTCATCGGCAGGAATGGCACCACCGCCGCCGAGTTCACAATGTGGCGGCTCCACAGCCGGGGTAGCTCACGTGGGCCCATCAACCCACGCAGCTCGCCCTCCTGGGTGAGCATGTACGCGAAGTGCTCAGCAGCACCAAAGGCCAACCCAAAAAGCTCACGCATCTCCGCCGTCGGCTGCTCCACCTCAGCGGCGCACACCCCGATGGTCTCCTCAGCAGTCTGTTTAGTGGCCTGCTCAGTGGGTCCTAGCGCGAGCTGGTCCTGGCTCATCTCAGGCCTCGCTGACCTCGTCGTCGGAATCCTCCGCGTCCTCCACATCCTCCACCTCAGCCTCATCAGCTACGGCGGATGCTGGCAGCACCACCACGTGACGGTGAGGCTCCGCGCCCTCGGACTCCGAAACCAGGCCAGCGTCAGCCACGACGTCGTGGCAAACCTTGCGCTCAAACGGATTCATGGGCGCCAGCGACACACACTGACCAGTAGCACGCACCTTAACCACAGCCTCCTGGGCCACGACGGTCAACTCTTCCCGGCGGGCTGCGCGGAAGCCGTTAATGTCCAGCATGAGGCGAGAGCGGTTGCCAGTGCGAGCCTGCACAGCCAGACGAGTGAGCTCTTGGATGGCCTCCAGCACCTCACCATCACGACCTACCAGGTCAGCCAGCTCAGTCTCATCAACCTCCTCAGAGGCGACGATGGCTATGGAGGCGCGGCCATGATCCACGTCAATGTCAATATCACCTCCCAGATCAGCGATGTCCAGCAGTTCCTCCAGGTAGTCGGCACCGACCTCGCCCTCTTCCTCAAGACGCTTGACGGTGGTGTTCTCGCTCATGGGTGGGTCCGTTCTCTAGGGGTCCTTGGGATAGGTCGCAGGGACTCAGCCCTGACGCTTCTTCTTGGCCTTGCGGCGCTGGGCGGCGGCACGACGCTCCCGGGCGCGCTTCTCGTAGCGGCGCCGAGCGATCTCCTCACTGGTCAGGCCATGCGTGGTTGACTGCGTGTTGGGCTGCGTAGTGGACTCTGCCTCCCCAGCAGCCTCCTCAGCCTCTTCTGCGGCGAGCTTCTCCGCTTCGGTGTCGGCGACGTCGTTAGTGGGCCGTTTCTTGAGGTTCTTCTGCCGGTCCTTGCGCACTGGCTGGACGCGCTGGCCAGCGGGAGGCGGGGCGTCGGCCAGGGCCTTTTCCTTCTCCTCCTCCTCTAAGGTGGGTTTGCCCTCGGCAATGCGCTTGGCGTTAATGCGTGCGCGCCGCTTGCGGTCCGCCTCAGAGCCTGGAGTGGGGTTAGTCCAAATGGAGTAGGCTTGCTGCCCCATGGTCCACAAATTGGTAGTCACCCAGTAGACCAATACGCCAATCTGAAATTGCACACCGGTGATCGCAAAGAAGACCGGCATCACATACAGCATGATCTTCTGCGTGCGCATAGCCGGGTTATCTGCGTTCTTCGCAGACTCCGGCATGTTCTTAGTGGTGATCTGAGCCATCGTGTACCACTGGGTCAGGCTCATAATCACGATCATCGCCAGGGTGACCACCTTGACCAAGGTCCCCGAGGAGTTCATGAAGGAGGCTGACAGTGGTGCTCCGAACACGGTGGAAGCCTGCACCTGCTCCGCCAGCTCACTGGTCAGGGGGCCGATCGAGCTGTGCCCGGCATAGCTACCCTCGGCGACCTGTGCCAGGCTGGCCAGTACCCGGAACAGGGCGAAGAAGATCGGCATCTGCACCAGAATCGGCATGCAGGATGAGAATGGGTTGGTTCCGTGCTTGGAGTACAGGGCCATCATCTCTTCCTGCATCTTCTGCTGGGAAGCACGGTCCTTCTTACCCTTGTACTTAGCCTGCAGAGCTTGAAGCTCAGGCTGCATCGCCTGCATGCCGCGTGAGGCTTTAATCTGCTTAAAAAACAGCGGCATGATTAGGATACGGACAGTTATGGTGAGACCCACGATAGACAGCACCCAGGCCACCCCGGCACCATCGTGCAGACCGATAGCCACCAGGGCCCGGTGAATATGAACCATCACCCAGGCGACAACCACCATTAGTGGCCAAAGCAGCCAATCCATGTGAGCTCCTTGAGGTTCGCGGGACTAATGCCCCGAGTTACCCGTCAGTCCTTTGCGAGGAAGCGGGCGACGTCGTGTGGGTGGTGGTAGCGCCACTGGCCTGGTTCAGGTACGTGGTCCACCCCACCGCGGGTCAGGGGGTTGCAGCGCAGGAGGCGCCAGGTGGCCAGGATGGTGCCCTTAAGGACGCCGTGGACCTGGATGGACTCGACCGCATAGGCCGAGCAGCTTGGGTAGTAGCGGCAACTGCGGGGCAGTACCGGGGAGATCCAGCGCTGGTAGAGGCGCACCGGAAACAGGGCCAGGCGCGTCGTCAGGGACTCCTCAGCCTTGATGCTCACCACCACTCCTCCCCACAGCTGGCCCGCGTAAGCGTTCCAGGCAGCGGTCCAGGTCTCGTGCCAACTCCGGTGAGGCGGCGCCGTCAGCACCTGCCAGGCCTCGCACCACCACCTTGCTACCAGGCTCAAACTGGCCGACACGCTCAGACATGAGTGCCCTTAGGCGCCGTTTGACTCGGTTGCGATGGGTGGCGCGGGACACCTGTTTCTTGGGCACGACTACACCGACGAGTGCCGGAGTCTTCTCCCCAGCCTCGCCGACACGGTAGTGGATCACGAGCCTACGGGTTCCGCTGCGCGCACCAGACCTGACTGCGGCACCGAAGTCCTCGGACCGCAGCATCCGGTGCGCTGCCGGGAGCACCGTCAGGCAGCGAGGCGGGCGCGGCCCTTGCGCCGACGCGATGCCAGAACGGCACGGCCGGCACGACTGCTCATGCGCTTGCGAAAGCCGTGCACCTTGGCACGACGGCGGTTGTTCGGCTGGAAGGTCCGCTTGCTCACGGCTGTTACTCCTGGTGGGAATGATCGGAACGGCAGTCCGCGGAATCGTGGTGCCGTCGCTCGAGTGGCTGCCCCTTGGATCGGGACCGGAGTCCACGCGAACGTCTACACAACCCTAGATGCGGGCGCGAATCACGGTCAAACGTCAAAGTGGCGCAAACCGTGAGAATCCCACCACGCTCCTGGCCGATATGCGGCTCCAGGCGGGTCGGTCAGGAACAGGTGTGGGCAATT belongs to Actinomyces trachealis and includes:
- a CDS encoding ParB/RepB/Spo0J family partition protein, with the translated sequence MAERRRALGRGLEALMPSAQAEPIGRPSDVFFPEDSRRDVEDKKAATKATQAEEGARNQSGSRSTSDLAAKLLAPSKRTTKHGRKAPARAAKAPAVSRETEQEDAQLAAAPVVEPPDSANSAVAEETDDASSEQLAGVQVDTPAVSRETKLESEPLVPVPGATFGHIPLDQIDANPRQPRQYFDDEDIEELAASIREVGLLQPIVVRRSLDGDDAKPHYELIMGERRTRAARVAGLETIPAIVRYTDDQDLLRDALLENLHRVQLNPLEEAAAYKALLEDFGCTHAELSKRIARSRSQISNTLRLLRLPALVQRRVAAGVLSAGHARALLGLPDAGSMERLAQKIVAEGLSVRAAEELVAMHEEPEDVAPAARPQRVRSMPLPALSTRLSDAFETRVKVTRSAKKGKITIEFAGDEDLARIVDALAPGTSLAED
- a CDS encoding ParA family protein; translation: MSGSIFDELQADHSALHEVASGGFPRPDKTRVIAVANQKGGVGKTSTAVNVAAALAEAGLHVMVIDADSQGNASTALGVEHGEDIASVYDVLVEGLPLSEVVAVTEFSPTLSCVPASLDVAAVEVELVGTSRRESLLSKALDAYLEERERQGLARMDYVLIDCPPSLGIMTINAFVASNEVLIPMQAEYYALEGLALLSRSIDRIAELHNPDLAISMIALTMFDRRTTLAKEVEGEVRRFFPEQTLQTRIPRSVRVAEAPSFGAPVVFWDPRCSGAIAYKQLAQEVAYRGVKGLTWNPIAATDSDLGADIAGNYAPEEA
- the rsmG gene encoding 16S rRNA (guanine(527)-N(7))-methyltransferase RsmG codes for the protein MRELFGLAFGAAEHFAYMLTQEGELRGLMGPRELPRLWSRHIVNSAAVVPFLPMSGTVADVGSGAGFPGIVVALLRPDLDVTLIETMERRAQWLQDVVDELDLDNVTIRRARAEEVKDRYDAVTARAVANLSKLVRLTAPLLHQGGVLLALKGAKAQDEVDDAKYVIKKARLAPAVVHEVVTPGDERTTVVELRHSKA
- a CDS encoding protein jag, which produces MSENTTVKRLEEEGEVGADYLEELLDIADLGGDIDIDVDHGRASIAIVASEEVDETELADLVGRDGEVLEAIQELTRLAVQARTGNRSRLMLDINGFRAARREELTVVAQEAVVKVRATGQCVSLAPMNPFERKVCHDVVADAGLVSESEGAEPHRHVVVLPASAVADEAEVEDVEDAEDSDDEVSEA
- the yidC gene encoding membrane protein insertase YidC, whose translation is MDWLLWPLMVVVAWVMVHIHRALVAIGLHDGAGVAWVLSIVGLTITVRILIMPLFFKQIKASRGMQAMQPELQALQAKYKGKKDRASQQKMQEEMMALYSKHGTNPFSSCMPILVQMPIFFALFRVLASLAQVAEGSYAGHSSIGPLTSELAEQVQASTVFGAPLSASFMNSSGTLVKVVTLAMIVIMSLTQWYTMAQITTKNMPESAKNADNPAMRTQKIMLYVMPVFFAITGVQFQIGVLVYWVTTNLWTMGQQAYSIWTNPTPGSEADRKRRARINAKRIAEGKPTLEEEEKEKALADAPPPAGQRVQPVRKDRQKNLKKRPTNDVADTEAEKLAAEEAEEAAGEAESTTQPNTQSTTHGLTSEEIARRRYEKRARERRAAAQRRKAKKKRQG
- the yidD gene encoding membrane protein insertion efficiency factor YidD, coding for MSIKAEESLTTRLALFPVRLYQRWISPVLPRSCRYYPSCSAYAVESIQVHGVLKGTILATWRLLRCNPLTRGGVDHVPEPGQWRYHHPHDVARFLAKD
- the rnpA gene encoding ribonuclease P protein component — encoded protein: MLPAAHRMLRSEDFGAAVRSGARSGTRRLVIHYRVGEAGEKTPALVGVVVPKKQVSRATHRNRVKRRLRALMSERVGQFEPGSKVVVRGLAGADGAASPELARDLDRCLERLRGPAVGRSGGEHQG
- the rpmH gene encoding 50S ribosomal protein L34, whose protein sequence is MSKRTFQPNNRRRAKVHGFRKRMSSRAGRAVLASRRRKGRARLAA